The nucleotide window AACATGAAGCTTAAGTGTGCCGTTAATCGTCCTAACGGCGCCTGCTCCCACTCCAAACCGGGAAATCGCTTCATCGGCAGCTTTTTTCAATCTGTCATCAGTAGCCAGTCCTAGATAGTTATTAGAAGATAGATTGATCATTTCTTTTCCATTGATTGTTATGACTGGTCCATTAGGGCTTTCTAGCGGGTCGATTACATTGTATAGCCCCTTCCCCTTTAATTCCTCCAGGTTCTCGTTCAAAAATTGATCCAATGTTTTGCTAGACATCGAATTCCCCTTTCTGCCGAAACGGCATGTCATTTTTACAAAAACAACTGTCTTTTTGGAGCGGACAACACCTAAGTCCATCAATCCATATGTAATGGGTATTTATAAATTATACTTTATCACATTTCTATGAATTGTACATCTATGAAGGACAGAAAACGCTTACTTTTTATTACTTTTCCCTAATGTGCTTTAAAAAACATGATTTTATTAAAACGTGGTTTGAATAATTTTTAAAGGGTAAATAAAAGAGGGCCCGTCTGTAACCAGGCAGGCATCAAGAGGGCAGCGAACAACCTTTCATCTGCATCATCATCACTCCCTCATGTCTCATATAGAAATAGAAACTGAGTTTTGGAGGTTAATTTTTATGAAATATCCACTTAATATAAATTCAGAGATTGGAGAGTTGAAGTCAGTAGTGCTGCATAGGCCTGGCAAGGAAGTCGAAAATCTGACACCAAAATATTTGGAACGGCTTCTTTTTGACGACATTCCGTATCTTCCAGCAGTCCAAAAAGAACATGATTATTTCGCTGATGTATTAAGGAACCGAGGCATCGAGGTTCTTTATCTCGAAAAATTAATGGAAGAGGCCTTACATACAGAAGAATTAAGACAGGAATTCATTGATCAGGTACTCAATGAAAGCAAAAGCAATTTGAACGGATCGAGAAGCATAGTGGAAGAGTATCTTCATTCCTATTCTACTGAAGAGATGATTCAAAAAGTGATGTCTGGCGTGTTGAAATCAGAAATCGAACAGGAGAAGAAAGTGCACTTGCATGAACTTCTGGACGACTACTATCCTTTCTTCCTGGATCCTATGCCAAATCTCTATTTTACAAGAGATCCAGCCGCCGTGATTGGGGATGGAATATCATTGAACAAAATGTGTGAAGGAGCAAGGAAAAGGGAGTCACTTTTCATGGATTTCATCATGAAGCATCATCCCCGGTTCGCTGCCCATGATATTCCTTTTTGGTACGACCGGGATCAGTACTACCCTCTCGAAGGCGGGGATGAACTCGTGCTCAGTCCTGAAGTCATTGCCATCGGGGTAAGTGCGCGGACTTCTGCCCAGGCAATTGAAAAATTGGCAAAACAGATATTCTCCAAAAATGATCGAATAAAAAAGGTGGTAGCTGTTGAAATCCCTAAATTGAGGGCATATATGCACCTTGATACAGTGTTTACAATGGTTGACCATGAAAAATTCACCATCCATCATGGAATCGAGGGGCCCAACGGTGATATGAAAATATATATTCTTGAAAAAGGTACAGACCCAGACAAACTTGCCATCTCAGAACGCTCCAACTTAACAGAAACATTGAAGGAGGTCCTTCGCCTTCAGGATTTAATCCTGATACCCTGTGGAGGCGGTCATGAAATCGCTGCTGCCCGCGAGCAGTGGAACGATGGCTCTAATACACTGGCGATCGCTCCCGGAGTCGTTGTCACCTATGATCGAAACTATGTGTCCAATGATTTGCTGAGGAAAAATGGCGTCGAGGTAATTGAAATTCCAAGTTCTGAACTCTCACGCGGGCGCGGTGGCCCTCGATGTATGAGTATGCCAATCTACCGGGAAGATTTGTAAATAAGAAGAATAAAGCAGTCCTGGATTTAATTCAGGACTGCTTTTATATGAAAATTCTAGTTGGCAGCAAGGTAGCTTTGCAATTCTTTAACCAATTGTTCAGCCCCTTCTTTACTTAACACAATTTTTCCGTCTGCAAGCGACATGTTGTCATTGCTGATCGTGCCAGTTATAAGGCAAGTCAGGTCAGGCTGGTATTTTTTCAGGATGATCATATCCTCATCCACGAATATCTCCAGCGGATCATTTTCACCGATACTTAGTTTCTTCCTTAATTCCATCGGAATGACCACCCTGCCCAGCTGATCCGTCTTCCTCACGATTCCTGTAGCTTTCATATTGCATCCTCCCCTTCCTACCATGTGGGATATGGATGTCTGTACTGTGAAACGATTCTAGCCCAATACAATTATAGCAAAACGAGGCATATATTTACATTTATCAAGTGTCGGTTTCGTTAAAATATTTACTTTTAAAAATCTTCATTTGCAAATGAAAAGCACGCAAAATGCGTGCTTTTCAAAGTTCTATTCAAAGTACTATTCTACTCCCTGGATTTCAGGTGATGATCCATTGTTTTTCAGTAATACTTTTAGTCCGGATCCAATATCAGAAGCAAGAACAAAGTTCCTGTCGACAAATACTCCCCAAACATCTGACTTTTCAGGAACATACTGCCCAGCTTGTTTAGGATTTGCCGGATCCGTTATGTCCACCGCGTATACTCCCCCAGCGTAATGTGATAAATACAATGTATTCCCCTGTACTTTCGGGTCATGGACTGTATTGGCGAAAGTAACCCCATTTTCTATATTATCGACTAAATCGGTCTTGAACTCGCTAAGCAATTTAGGATTTGTTTTATCTTTAATGTCAAAAATCCTAGTATAGCCGTATGATTGTTCATAGCCTTCTTTAGATGGATTATAAACTTCCCTTGTCTCAATCAGCACATTGCCGCCTTTTGCCAGTGTAGCTGAGTGTGCAGATCCCTGCTGGTTAGAAGCGAAATCTGTCCTTCCCAGATATTCCGGATTTTCTGGGTTGCTGATGTCAAAAATGACCGTTCCCAGATCCCACATCGAAACATATGCATACTTCCCGGTTTCATCGATCATAGTGCTATGGTTGAAGACTGGACGTGTTTTCCCATCAGGAGAATTCCAGTGGTAGCCGTTAAAATCTTCAGGAATTTCTTCCATTGACCTAGGATCGAATTCCCATAGCTTCTCTGGATTCGACGGATCGCTTACATCGACAATCTGAAAATCCTTCTCCTCCCCATGACTGTAATAGTCAGCATAAGGGTTAGCAGCTAGTACAAGCGCGCGATTGCCCTGCATGGTCAGGTACAGCTCATGCGTTCCATTGGTTTTTTTGGTCACTTCATAAAAACCCAGCTTCTTAGGGCTTTCTGGATTTGTTACATCATATAGCAAAAATCCGCCCTTTGAGTCAGGATTATTTCTATTAAGCTGCTGAACACTAACAACTGCAAGATCCCCTTTAAAAGATGGTGTGTTCACACTCTTGACGATAACCTTTTCCTGCCATGTACCAGGGATGTCATTATTCGCGAATACAGACACTTCTTTTGGGTTGGCCGGATCTTTGAGATCAAATACACGTACTCCGCCATTACCGCCATTCCTGGTATGGGTGCCAAGATAAGCGTACCCTTTGTGGGCAAATACATCTGCAAAACTATTCTGCTTTCCATCTGCCCTGACTGTTTTCATTTCAGGAGCAGCGGCTTCATGTAAGAATTTGAGGTTTTTATTTCCCTCCATGACAGGGACCGATACTTCGCTATAGCCTGTCCGTTCACCTTTCTCAATGTTTACATCACCAAGTTCATCATGGGCAAGGACATTGAATGGAACAGAAGAAACAGTTAAAGCTCCAGCAAGAATCAAGCTAGGGAACAATCGTTTTTTCACTATTTAAAACCTCCTCCTATGTATTGAATAACAATATAGCAGAGGTAGAAACTCATCAGCAAACAAAAAACTGTATATTTTGTAAATTCAGTTAATTATCCCTAATTTTACAAAAAATTCCTAAGGAAATGGTAATTGTTTCGAAAATCGAATTAGGTAAATTTCCACAACAATTAAATTCTTCGTTTCCATTACTTCCTGCCCACAAAACTCTAGAACAAAATCAAAGATTTTAGTATGATTAATGAATGTGATTAGGAATGAATGAACTGAAAATATATAAAGCGAGGACTAAAACAATGAGTTTATTGAATGTAGAAAATTTAAGCCATACATTTGGGGATCGTACCCTTTTTAAAGATGTGTCATTTCGTCTGCTAGCCGAGGATCATGTCGGCCTTGTTGGCGCAAACGGTGTCGGGAAGTCCACCCTCATGAACATCATCACCGGACAACTAATCCACGATTCTGGAAAAGTAGAATGGACACCCGGAGTTGAGTACGGGTATTTGGACCAGCATACGGTTTTATCTCCTGGAAAAACAATTCGGGACGTGTTACGTGATGCCTTCCTCCCTCTCTTTAAAAAGGAAGAAGAGCTGAACGAAGTCACCGGCAAAATGGCAGATGCAACACCTGAGGAACTGGAAAAGCTGCTCGAAGAAATGGCGGAAATCCAGGATGCTCTTGATGCTGGCGGTTTTTATTCCCTTGATATCGAAGTTGAGGAAGCGGCAAGAGGCCTTGGCCTTGATGCAATCGGCATCGACCGTGATGTTTCTGCATTAAGCGGCGGACAGCGCACTAAGGTCTTACTTGCTAAGCTTTTGCTTGAAAAACCAAAGGTCCTTCTGCTTGATGAGCCGACTAACTATCTTGACGTTGAGCATATTCAGTGGTTGACCAGGTACCTGAAAGATTATCCTTACGCTTTCATTTTGATCTCGCATGATACCGAGTTCATGAATCAGGTTTCTAACGTCATTTTCCAGCTCGAGTTCTCAAAACTGACACGATACACTGCTACGTATGAAAAATTCCTGGAATTAGCTGAGATCAACAAGAATCAGCATCTAAATGCATATGAAAAACAAAAGGATTTCATCAAGAAACAAGAAGATTTCATTGCAAAAAATAAAGCACGTTATTCGACAACAGGCCGCGCGAAGAGCCGCCAGAAACAACTTGATCGCATGGAAAGGATCGACAGACCTGAGACGGCTTTAAAACCCGCTTTTGATTTCAAGGAATCACGCGCAAGCAGCCGATATGTATTTGAAGGCACAGATTTCGAAATCGGATATACGCACCCGCTGCTTCCAAAACTATCCGTTACAATAGAACGCGGTGAAAAGATTGCGCTAGTTGGTATGAATGGAGTCGGGAAATCCACTCTACTTAAAACAATGCTCGGAAAGATTCCTCCATTGAGCGGCAAAATCGAGCGGGGTGACTTCCTCTTCCCTTCCTACTTTGAACAGGAAGTTAAAGCAGGAAGTATCACACCTATTGAGGATGTGTGGAGTGAATTCCCTGGGATGGACCAGCATCAAGTAAGGGCGGCATTGGCCAGAAGCGGCCTCAAGAACGAGCATATTTCACGCCCCCTCAATCAACTGAGCGGCGGCGAGCAGGCTAAGGTACGCCTGACCAAATTGCTTATGAATGAAAGCAACTGGCTATTATTCGATGAGCCGACAAACCACCTGGATATCACAGCAAAAGAAGAATTAAAACGTGCATTAAAAGCATATAAAGGAACAATTGTCCTGGTCAGCCACGAACCTGACTTCTATGAAGATTGGGTTACAAAAGTTTGGAACGTGGAAGAATGGGCAGCGAATGCGAATAACTAATCCAGGAATAAACCTGCTGGTTCATATACCAGCAGGTTTATTGTTTATTATTCAAAAATTGCCATTTTATCATTACCTCTGATTCGAGTTGTTTAAAGAAATTTCATCCTTCCATAAAAAAGTTAGTAAAATGTATTGAGTTATTCACTCGTTATTGATAAATTTTATAAAGGTTATAAAATTTATTTATATAGGTGATGTGAAAATGAAAAAACTTATGATCGCAGCAGTCTTGCTGCTGACTGCTCTTTCGGGCTGTGCTGGGGAAAATACCGAAGAAGCTAAAAAGGAAACAATCAAGATTGGCGCAATTCCGGATCAAAACGCAGCTGATTTGAACAGGAGCATGGAAGACTTTGCAAAGGACCTGGGCAAAAAGACAGGTATGAATGTTGAGTACGTCCCTTCTGTGGATTATTCAGCTTTAGTAACTGCTTTTCAACGCGGTGAAATTCAGCTTGCATGGTTTGGAGGATTGACGGGTGTCCAGGCTAGAAATTTAGTCCCTGAAGCTGAACCATTCGCACAGAGGCCGATTGATGAAAAATTCAAGTCTGTTTTTATTGCCCAAAAAGATAGTGAGATTGATAGTCTTGAAGATTTAAAAGGTAAATCTTTTACATTTGGCAGCGAAAGTTCAACTTCGGGGCACCTGATGCCTCGTTACTTCATGATGGAAGCAGGCATTGACGCTGATCAAGACCTTGATGGGAAACCTAACTACTCAGGTTCCCACGATAAAACTTATAAGCTAGTTGAATCTGGAGCCTACGAGACAGGAGCATTGAATATTTCTGTTTGGGAAGCAGCTGTCAAAGAAGGCAAGGTCGATGAATCAAAGGTAAAAGTATTCTACACAACTCCTGAGTATTTTGACTACAACTGGACTGTCAACATCGCAGATGAAGAATCAAAAAAGAAAATCAAAGATGCGATTCTATCAATGACTAAAGAAGACAATGAAATTATGGAATTACTGCAAACCGATCGATTCATTGAAACAAATAATGAAAATTATAAAGCAATAGAAGAGGTCGCCAAGCAACTAAAGATCATCAAGTAGGTGGACTTCATGAGCGAATTCATTGATGTAAAAAATATAGAAAAAGTTTACGAGCGGAAGATAGCCTTATCTTCCCTTTCTTTGTCGGTAAAAAAGGGTGAATTAATCGCTTTGATCGGGCCAAGTGGTGCAGGAAAGACGACTTTGCTGAATCTGCTTGCCGCTAACTTATCGCCAGATCAAGGAGAAATTACGATTGACGGCCAGCTGTTGGCTGAAATGACCGACCAGAAAAAACGGGCCAAAAAGATCGGAATCATCCGTCAGCAATTTGACCTTATAGGGGAATTGCCGGTGATTCATAATGTGCTTGCAGGAAAATTATCAGAATGGGGCATCATAAAATCTCTCCTATCCATGTTGTTTCCTCAGGATAAGGATGATGCAATTCGAGCTCTTACACGTGTGGGTCTGAGTGAAAAACTGTATGAACGAACATCTGCCCTTTCAGGTGGGGAACAGCAGCGTGTTGCCCTTGCCCGGCTGCTTGTCCAGAGCCCTGAGATCGTACTGGCGGATGAACCTGTCGCATCACTTGATCCTGCTCGTGCCGAGGACATCCTGGCACTCCTTGTCAAAATCGCATCAGAGGAAAATCAAACATTGATTGCCAGTCTGCATTCCGTTGAGTATGCAAAAAGATACTTCGATCGCTTGGTCGCACTGCAAGATGGGCAAATTTTCTTCGATTTGCCTTCATCATCCGTATCAGACGCTCAAATTGCCAGCTTGTACAAACTGAAGGAGCAAGAGTAACATGGAGAGAAGCTGGTGGAAATTCGAACTTCATAAAAGAAAGATACTTAGTCTTCTCCTCTTGCTGGCCTTTCTTTGGAGTCTGACATCCATACATTGGAACAAGGACTTGTTTCATGGCGGAGGAATAAAAACGGCCAAACAGATTGCAACGACATTTTTCAGTCCAGATTTATCGAAGGATATACTCCAGCTTGCCCTGAAGTCCACCTGGACGACGCTAAGCTATGCTGTGGCAGGAATGAGCCTGGCCCTTGTCATTGCTTTTTTCTGGGGAATCCTTGCTTCTGGAGTCCTTGTATCCAATTTAAAAACAAAGCGGCATGTAAAAGTATTCTTCAGAGGTCAGCTTGGCTTCATGCGAGCAATCCACGAGCTTGTTTGGGCCTGGCTGTTCGTTGCTTCAATCGGCCTTTCCCCCTTTGCCGCTATTTTTGCCTTGGCCATCCCTTATGGGGGGATTCTTGGCAGGATTTTTGCAGACATGCTAGAAGACGTCCCGACACAACCAATCAAGGCATTGGAAGCTGCTGGCGCAGGCAAATTCCAGACACTATTTTACGGATACCTTCCGATGGTCAGGTCAAGCATCGTAAGTTATGCCATGTACCGTTTTGAATGCGCGGTTCGTTCATCAGCCATCATGAGTTTTGTAGGCATTGGCGGGCTGGGCTACCAAATACAATTAAGCCTTGATGATTTACAATATAATGAAGTATGGACATTTGTGTTCTTTCTGATCCTTCTTGTCATCCTTATCGATGTCTGGAGCAATCTTTTAAGGAAGAATCTGAATTCAGCAAACGCAGAAAAAAAACAGCTGAAAATTTCTTTCTATTCAATGATTCTACTCGCCATTGGATCTTGGCTTTCCATTTACACCATCGAAAATGCTAGCCTATCAATGCTATTCACAAAAGAAAATCTCCAATACTCCAGTCAGTTCTTCAAAGGGCTAATTGGGATTGGTGAAGATCAGCCGGCTTTTCTGAGCAGTGACAGCTGGTCCAATGCTGTTTCCCTTACATGGGAAACATTAGTGATGAGTATAATGGCCACTGGGTTTGCAACCATTGCAGCCATATTAACAATGATTCCTGCAGCCAGGAATGTGGCAGACGGGTCGATTACCCTGTCAAAAAAATGGTATGGATGGCTGTCATTCGGTAGTGTGCGGGCTGGGTATATTTTTACAAGGGCCGTTCCGGAACTGGTTTGGGCTATGATGATCATCTTTATTTTCAAGCCTGGAATTCTGCCTGGTGCGATAGCACTTGCCCTTCATAACTATGGAATTCTTGGCAAGCTGTTGGCCGAGGTAATAGAGGATTTAGATTCCCGCCCGGTGAGGAACCTGGCATCCTGCGGTGCAAGCAGGGTCCAATTATTATTATACGGTGTCCTGCCGGCTGCGCTTCCCCGTTTCCTGACGTATATACTCTACCGATGGGAGGTAATCATGCGGACCACTATCGTAGTTGGCTTCGTTGGAGCAGGCGGACTTGGACAGCAATTCAAATTAAGCATGAGCTTCTTCCATTATACAGATATCACACTATTACTGTTCTTCTATCTTGTTCTTGTCTTTGCTGCAGACTATATTTCGGAAAAAGCAAGATTCTTCATAAAATAAACCCGGCCAGTAAAAGGCCGGGTTTAATCTTTTCGATTTAAAAACCTTATAGAAGATCCAACTTGTCCAGCCCATTTTCAAGGAAGTATTTTTCATAGCGGGCTTTCAGCTGGAATAGTCGATTGATTTTTTCTTCAATCGTAGAATTGAAATCGACTTCACGTTTTAAATCAATCGTTGCCAATTTATGCGTAAGCTGGTCCCAAAAGACATCTTCCTCATATTCATCGATAATGGCTTCGACTGTTTCTTTAAGGCTATCGGAAAGATAGTAATACTCCTCTTCATTGTCAAAGTATATTTCTTCACCAGCTTCAAAGTCCCTTGCAAGGGAAAAAATATACTGTTCCAGGTCCTCTGCTTTTTCGGCCAGTCCATGATTTGCTTCCGTCAGTCCAAGCGGCCAATTTCCAAGCTGCAACAGCTTGACAAGCGTCAAAAATTGATCTTTTGAAAGGTCAATTCTCATTACACCCTCCCCTTTCATATGCTTGTTCCATTTATATGATGGAAGTGCGCCCGATTTTCCAAAATTTCCGCGACATCTTCGACTTTTTCGTGACCGCCCCTTAACTCCCAAACGTGAAAAATAAAAACGGCAGGTCCCTTTTCTAAGGGCCTGCCAGAATCTATATTAGTTGCTAATGTTTATTGCTTCACCAATTAACTGAATGTCTTTATAAATCTCGTTTTTCACATCACTGTCTTCACAATGCGCATATTCATCGAACAAACGGCCTAATTCCTTGATAAACAAAAGATGTTCTTCTACTGCAACCATACAGAGACCCCTTTACACACAAGATGACCATTGGCATTTTCTGTAATTCCGTTTTCTCAGACCTGAATATTTACCCGTTAAATAAACTATCAAACTACCAATTTTTAATAATATATGCAGCAGCTGTCCACTATATGACAACCATTGTTTAACGAGTGGCCCTTTAAGGTAAGTAATTAGTAGATATAATAACCAGGGGGTAATGAAATGTGGGTTCAACGGCCTTTTTTTAAATATTCGACAGGTCTTATCCTGATACTGCTAATCATCTTTCTTTTTGGTAAAATTGATTACTTCGTCTCGCCTCTGCAAAATTTTATAATCGCCATTTTCTTTCCGGTCCTGATCTCAGGCCTGATGTATTATATTTTACGTAAGCCGGTTCAATGGATAAGCCGCTATCTCCCTAAAATCGCCAGTATTTTAATCGTGTTCGCCCTTGTAGCAGGATTATTTACAGCCTTATCTTATTTTGCAGGCTCCCTATTGGGAGAAGAGATTAGCGCCCTGACAGAAAATTTTCCTGAAAAAGTCGACGAGGTTACAGAAGAATCCCAAAAAGTCATCAATGACAATAAAATAGGAATTATCAAGGCAGATGAAATCAAGCAGAAGGCTTTAAATTATTTAAGCAAGCTCTCTCAAAATCTCGGGGAAAATATCATGACATTATTTTCCGTGATTACGAGTATTGCAACTGTTCTAGTCGTAGTACCTTTCCTGGCTTTTTTCTTCCTGAAGGATGATGAAAAATTAAGACCATATATTCTAAAGCATATACCCAGTGAACATGCACAGGAAGGAAATAAAATTTTAACGGACATTGATAAAACCTTGTTTACCTATGTAACAGGACAATTCATAATCGCACTGGTTGACGGTATTTTAATGTACTTAGGATATTTATTTATCGGCCTGGACTACGCTCTCTTGCTTGCGGTCTTGGCAATGTTTTTAACTATCGTTCCATTTTTAGGCCCCCTTTTAGGAATCATTCCGGCGCTGTTCATTGCATTAACGAACAGTCCATTAATGGCGCTTAAGGTGCTCATCGTGCTGGTGGTCGTGCAGCAGCTGGAGGGTAATCTTGTCACTCCGCAGGTAATGGGGAAAAAGCTCAGCATCCACCCAATTACCGTCATCCTGATTTTGATTGCAGCCGGATCATTGTATGGATTTATCGGCATCCTGATTGCCATACCACTATACTCGGTGGTAAAGATCATCATCAAGGATGTTTGGAAGTTCTATAAACTTCGAGATAAAAAGATATAACCTGAAAAAGACAGCCAAATTCCTCTGGCAGTCTTTTTTGGTATTAGGAAGCAGGAACTTGCATTTTTTTACATGTGCCGTGTACATAGTACGGAACTGGGTTCTTAGTCTTTCCTTAATTAGAGTTCTCCCCGCCATCCTGGAGTCCATTAAGAATCAATGGTCGAACGGACGAGTCTGTAAGCAGGCCACTGTGGCTAACACCGCTAATTTCCACATTGTCTGCTCCATCAATAATCGAACTCGTATACGGGTTAATAACCGTATCGGCACTGCTGAATATCGATGTATATTGGATAACTGAGGTAGAATCATTTCCATTTGGGGTTTCATCAACACTGTTCAAATCATTCAGGAAAGCACTCCCTGGCACCATTTCCCTTGCTCCCTCAGTCCATAAGCCGAAATAAGAAGAATTTGTTCCATGATGCGGTGAACCTAAAGTTATAACGTCATCGACATTCTGGGCACCATCCAGGTACTTCACATAATAGCGAGTGCTTAACCCACCCATACTATGGGCGACTATGTCTACTTTCGATGCTTTTGTCTGCCGAAGGACATTTTTAATGAACGATTCCAATTCATACGCGTTATTAATATTGCTTCCAGTTGTATTCGAATATTGGATAGCAAACAGATAGTTTGATGGCCATCCCTGGCTGACAAGCCATTGTTTCATATCATCATAACTCGATGATGAACCTGTAAACCCATGGACAAAAACAACCGGATCTTTTTCAGAGGCCGCTGTAACCCTCTTGGCTGCACCGGCGGGTGAAACAAGAACAAGGAGCAGGACAATCGAAACAGATAAACTTATAAATCCCCTGATCATTGCTTATATCAATCCTCCTAAATATATAATCTATAAATCTTATGGAATTGATTTCGTAAAATTCCATAAATAAAAAAAGGAATATATGAATTCAGCAAGATTGATTTGAAACCGTATAAAAAGGGATTTATTTGGGCAGTCTATTCCCAATTTGATATAAGGGAGGATTTGCCAATGAATCGCGTCAACTCGTCATTCCTGACACTATTAGCACCGGCCTTTTTGATTGCTGGTTGCAATACTTATACAGATGAAGGAGCAGGAAATCCTCAAGTTTACGGGGAGAATAGCCCGCGTATCCAAAATGTTAATGAGGAATACCGCTCTGCTTCTTATAATCAGACATACAGGATGAGGGTCGAGGATGACTTAGAGGATCAAGTAGTAAGGCTTCAGGATGTGCAGAGCGCTACCGTCATTTCTATCCAGAGACAAGCCTATGTAGCTGTTGTGCTGGAGGATGGCAATACTGAATCTGTTCCCGACGACGTATACGATGAGATCACCAGCCAAATTAAAGCCGCCGATGAAACGATTTCGGAAGTTTATGTATCATCAAATGCAGATTTTGTTGTGGAAATGTCGGATTATCGTGATCAGCTGCAGAGCAGAAGACCGATCCCAGGGCTCGCAGAAGATTTTAATGATACGATTGAAAGGACATTCCCTGTAAATCGTTAAAACAATCCGGAGTGAAAGGGCATCGGAACATATCCGGTGCCCTTATCATCACTTAAATAGGCAGGCTGGTTTCCCCGCTGTCCGCCCCTTTCGACAATTCTGCATCAATCATTTTATCAAGCCGGATAATACTTTGTTTCGCCCGATCGTGATCTATTTTTCGGTAATGGTGTTCACCGCCTTCTTCTTCGTCTTTTTCATCCGCCCATTTTACGACTTTTTGGAGCGGAGTACGGACAATATCATTCGAAGGCAAAAAAGAGTCTGTGTGGAAAAGGATGGCAAGTGAAGTGGCTTTCGCCTGTACGGGGTTTTCACCCAGTCTGATCAGGAGCTTGTGCGCTCTTTCCGCTCCTTTTATAGGGTGGATATCGTTCTTCCGGTATAATTCGTAATCCCACTTTCCGTTTTTGTACCAGGTAAAATGGCCGATATCGTGAAGGAACCCAGCTTTGGCAGCCATATCTACATCCACATTATGCTCCTTGGCAAGCTGGAACGCATGATAGGCAACTGCGATTGCATGCGCCATTCCAGAACGTTTCAAATACTTTTGGGCAATATGGTGTTCATATATATCCAAAAGAGTGACATCTCTCATTGGCTGACCT belongs to Mesobacillus sp. AQ2 and includes:
- the arcA gene encoding arginine deiminase — encoded protein: MKYPLNINSEIGELKSVVLHRPGKEVENLTPKYLERLLFDDIPYLPAVQKEHDYFADVLRNRGIEVLYLEKLMEEALHTEELRQEFIDQVLNESKSNLNGSRSIVEEYLHSYSTEEMIQKVMSGVLKSEIEQEKKVHLHELLDDYYPFFLDPMPNLYFTRDPAAVIGDGISLNKMCEGARKRESLFMDFIMKHHPRFAAHDIPFWYDRDQYYPLEGGDELVLSPEVIAIGVSARTSAQAIEKLAKQIFSKNDRIKKVVAVEIPKLRAYMHLDTVFTMVDHEKFTIHHGIEGPNGDMKIYILEKGTDPDKLAISERSNLTETLKEVLRLQDLILIPCGGGHEIAAAREQWNDGSNTLAIAPGVVVTYDRNYVSNDLLRKNGVEVIEIPSSELSRGRGGPRCMSMPIYREDL
- a CDS encoding AbrB/MazE/SpoVT family DNA-binding domain-containing protein, with amino-acid sequence MKATGIVRKTDQLGRVVIPMELRKKLSIGENDPLEIFVDEDMIILKKYQPDLTCLITGTISNDNMSLADGKIVLSKEGAEQLVKELQSYLAAN
- a CDS encoding ABC-F family ATP-binding cassette domain-containing protein; the encoded protein is MSLLNVENLSHTFGDRTLFKDVSFRLLAEDHVGLVGANGVGKSTLMNIITGQLIHDSGKVEWTPGVEYGYLDQHTVLSPGKTIRDVLRDAFLPLFKKEEELNEVTGKMADATPEELEKLLEEMAEIQDALDAGGFYSLDIEVEEAARGLGLDAIGIDRDVSALSGGQRTKVLLAKLLLEKPKVLLLDEPTNYLDVEHIQWLTRYLKDYPYAFILISHDTEFMNQVSNVIFQLEFSKLTRYTATYEKFLELAEINKNQHLNAYEKQKDFIKKQEDFIAKNKARYSTTGRAKSRQKQLDRMERIDRPETALKPAFDFKESRASSRYVFEGTDFEIGYTHPLLPKLSVTIERGEKIALVGMNGVGKSTLLKTMLGKIPPLSGKIERGDFLFPSYFEQEVKAGSITPIEDVWSEFPGMDQHQVRAALARSGLKNEHISRPLNQLSGGEQAKVRLTKLLMNESNWLLFDEPTNHLDITAKEELKRALKAYKGTIVLVSHEPDFYEDWVTKVWNVEEWAANANN
- a CDS encoding putative selenate ABC transporter substrate-binding protein codes for the protein MKKLMIAAVLLLTALSGCAGENTEEAKKETIKIGAIPDQNAADLNRSMEDFAKDLGKKTGMNVEYVPSVDYSALVTAFQRGEIQLAWFGGLTGVQARNLVPEAEPFAQRPIDEKFKSVFIAQKDSEIDSLEDLKGKSFTFGSESSTSGHLMPRYFMMEAGIDADQDLDGKPNYSGSHDKTYKLVESGAYETGALNISVWEAAVKEGKVDESKVKVFYTTPEYFDYNWTVNIADEESKKKIKDAILSMTKEDNEIMELLQTDRFIETNNENYKAIEEVAKQLKIIK
- a CDS encoding ATP-binding cassette domain-containing protein, which produces MSEFIDVKNIEKVYERKIALSSLSLSVKKGELIALIGPSGAGKTTLLNLLAANLSPDQGEITIDGQLLAEMTDQKKRAKKIGIIRQQFDLIGELPVIHNVLAGKLSEWGIIKSLLSMLFPQDKDDAIRALTRVGLSEKLYERTSALSGGEQQRVALARLLVQSPEIVLADEPVASLDPARAEDILALLVKIASEENQTLIASLHSVEYAKRYFDRLVALQDGQIFFDLPSSSVSDAQIASLYKLKEQE
- a CDS encoding ABC transporter permease subunit, whose amino-acid sequence is MERSWWKFELHKRKILSLLLLLAFLWSLTSIHWNKDLFHGGGIKTAKQIATTFFSPDLSKDILQLALKSTWTTLSYAVAGMSLALVIAFFWGILASGVLVSNLKTKRHVKVFFRGQLGFMRAIHELVWAWLFVASIGLSPFAAIFALAIPYGGILGRIFADMLEDVPTQPIKALEAAGAGKFQTLFYGYLPMVRSSIVSYAMYRFECAVRSSAIMSFVGIGGLGYQIQLSLDDLQYNEVWTFVFFLILLVILIDVWSNLLRKNLNSANAEKKQLKISFYSMILLAIGSWLSIYTIENASLSMLFTKENLQYSSQFFKGLIGIGEDQPAFLSSDSWSNAVSLTWETLVMSIMATGFATIAAILTMIPAARNVADGSITLSKKWYGWLSFGSVRAGYIFTRAVPELVWAMMIIFIFKPGILPGAIALALHNYGILGKLLAEVIEDLDSRPVRNLASCGASRVQLLLYGVLPAALPRFLTYILYRWEVIMRTTIVVGFVGAGGLGQQFKLSMSFFHYTDITLLLFFYLVLVFAADYISEKARFFIK